A window of the Streptomyces sp. NBC_00250 genome harbors these coding sequences:
- a CDS encoding DUF6087 family protein, which translates to MGRAARRRRAVPLSGGPRREAHVDPAAPRAIEEWTGTEWQVVDVVENLAAAKALLRPPPPERAKPAEWDRPAMSKGRGRHRKPTSGGVGPGGGPAPDGGASGARSLRGQQAGDGVAAKASVATP; encoded by the coding sequence ATGGGCCGAGCGGCACGGCGTCGACGCGCGGTGCCGCTCAGCGGCGGTCCTCGTCGCGAGGCCCACGTCGACCCCGCCGCGCCGAGAGCGATCGAAGAGTGGACCGGCACGGAGTGGCAGGTGGTCGACGTTGTCGAGAACCTGGCCGCTGCCAAAGCCCTTCTACGCCCACCGCCGCCCGAGAGGGCGAAGCCTGCCGAGTGGGACCGGCCCGCGATGAGCAAGGGCCGGGGCCGACACCGAAAGCCGACCTCAGGAGGAGTGGGACCAGGAGGCGGCCCAGCGCCCGACGGTGGTGCTTCTGGGGCCCGGTCCCTTCGCGGCCAGCAGGCCGGCGACGGCGTGGCCGCGAAGGCGTCCGTGGCCACGCCGTAG